In Sander lucioperca isolate FBNREF2018 chromosome 21, SLUC_FBN_1.2, whole genome shotgun sequence, the following proteins share a genomic window:
- the LOC116049971 gene encoding NLR family CARD domain-containing protein 3-like, translating to MSQCEDREEGVPPSKTTLCGEHDSQTKAQSSEKQHRPGPGPGPSCVSFKSDDSMEFGVDFKQHDKKIHQRPDCPEAESSCVSMKSDESMGHPPVFKDGRHSVDQRVDQESSEVPSGQSAQQHQTHLDSIFMLLEENICTFVKKELKKIQKVLSPDYPECSESQREDEDVLDGEDEEQRRNSREAFLKITLHFLRRMKQEELADRLQSRSLAAGGKRKLKSKLQKKFQCVFEGIAKAGNPTLLNQMFTKINISKGGTAEVNDEHEVRQIETASRKPDRQETTIRQEDIFKAQSGRDEPIRTVMTKGVAGIGKTVLTQKFTLDWAEDKANQDIQFTFPFTFRELNVLKEKRYSLVELVDYFFGETKEAGMCRFEEVVFIFDGLDECRLPLDFHNTKILTDVTESTSVGVLLTNLIRGKLLPSARLWITTRPAAANQIPPEWVDMVTEVRGFTDPQKEEYFRKRFRDEEQASRIISNIKTSRSLHIMCHIPVFCWITATVLEDVLKTREGGELPKTLTEMYIHFLVVQSKVKNVKYDGGAETDPHWNKKSRKIIESLGKLAFEQLQKRNLIFYESDLTECGIDIRAASVYSGVFTQIFKEERGLYQDKVFCFIHLSVQEFLAALHVHLTFTNSGVNLLAEEQTTSCQWFLHRNKPESKLFYQSAVDKALQSPNGHLDLFLRFLLGLSLPTNQSLLRGLLTQTGRSSKTNQKTVEYIKKKISENLSAERSINLFHCLNELNDRSLVEQIQQSLSSGSLSADKLSPVQWSALVFILLSSEKDLDVFDLKKYSASEKALLRLLPVVKASNKALLSGCKLSEVSCEDLSSVLSSQSSSLRELDLSKNELQDSGVKQLSAGLNSPHCRLETLRLSGCNLSERSCEALFSVLSIQSSSLRELDLSNNELKDSGVKQLSAGLNSPHCKLETLRLSGCNLSERSCEAMSSVLSSQSSSLRELDLSNNILKNSGVEFVLAGLDSPHCKLETLSLSGCLISEEGFTSLASALSSNPSYLSDLDLSYNHPGDSGVELLSAGLKDPNWRLDTLRTDHGGLQRLRPGVRKYVCELDLDTDTVNRYLKLSDNNRKVTHVEEDQPYPDHPDRFDYWYQLLCRNGLTGCCYWEVERRGAVHISVSYRGISRRGDSKDCVFGLNDQSWSLFCSDDNGYSVWHNNRVTVLTSSSVFNRVAVYVDCPAGSLSFYTVSSDSLIHLHTFNTTFTQPLYPGFGVGPGSSVSLCSVQV from the exons ATGAGtcagtgtgaggacagagaggagggagtccCTCCCTCTAAAACCACTCTGTGTGGGGAACATGACAGCCAGACCAAAGCTCAGAG CTCAGAGAAGCAACACAGACCTGGACCCGGACCtggacccagctgtgtgtccttcaagAGTGACGACTCAATGGAGTTTGGTGTTGATTTTAAACAACATGACAAAAA GATCCATCAGAGACCAGACTGTCCTGAAGCTGAATCCAgttgtgtgtccatgaagagtgatgAGTCTATGGGTCATCCTCCAGTCTTCAAAGATGGACGCCACTCTGTTGATCAAAG agtggaccaggagagctcagaggttcccagtggtcagtctgcccagcagcatcaaacacacctggactccatatttatg ctgctggaggagaacatctgcacttttgtgaagaaagagctgaagaagatccagaaggttctgagtccagattacccagaatgctcagagagtcagagggaggatGAGGACGTGTTGGACggtgaggatgaagagcagaggaggaacagcagagaggcatttctgaagatcacactgcacttcctgaggagaatgaagcaggagGAGCTGGCTGACCGTCTGCAGAGCA GAAGTCTTGCTGCAGGTGGTAAGCGGAAACTCAAATCTAAGCTGCagaagaagttccagtgtgtgtttgaggggattgctaaagcaggaaacccaacccttctgaatcagatgttcacaaAGATCAACATCTCaaagggagggactgcagaggtcaatgatgaacatgaggtcagacagattgaaacagcatccaggaaaccGGACAGAcaagaaacaacaatcagacaagAAGACATATTTAAAGCCCAAtctggaagagatgaaccaatcagaacagtgatgacaaagggagtggctggcatcgggaaaacagtcttaacacagaagttcactctggactgggctgaagacaaagccaaccaggacatccagttcacatttccattcaccttcagagagctgaatgtgctgaaagagaaaaggtacagcttggtggaacttgttgattacttctttggtgaaaccaaagaagcaggaatgtgcaggtttgaagaggttgtgttcatctttgacggtctggatgagtgtcgacttcctctggacttccacaacactaagatcctgactgatgttacagaatccacctcagtgggtgtgctgctgacaaacctcatcagggggaaactgcttccctctgctcgcctctggataaccacacgacctgcagcagccaatcagatccctcctgagtgggttgacatggtgacagaagtcagagggttcactgatccacagaaggaggagtacttcagaaagagattcagagatgaggaacaggccagcagaatcatctccaacatcaagacatcacgaagcctccacatcatgtgccacatcccagtcttctgctggatcactgctacagttctggaggacgtgttgaagaccagagagggtggagagctgcccaagaccctgactgagatgtacatccacttcctggtggttcagtccaaagtaAAGAATGtcaagtatgatggaggagcCGAAACAGATCCACACTGGAATAAAAAGAGCAGGAAGATAATagagtctctgggaaaacttgcttttgagcagctgcagaaaaggaacctgatcttctatgaatcagacctgacagagtgtggcatcgatatcagagcagcctcagtgtactcaggagtgttcacacagatctttaaagaggagagaggactgtaccaggacaaggtgttctgcttcatccatctgagtgttcaggagtttctggctgctcttcatgtccatctgacattcaccAACTCCGGAGTCAACTTGCTGGCAGAAGAACAAACAACCTCCTGTCAGTGGTTTCTACATAGAAACAAACCTGAATCAAAACTtttctaccagagtgctgtggacaaggccttacagagtccaaatggacacctggacttgttcctccgcttcctcctgggtctttcactgcCAACCAATCAAAGTCTCCTACGAGGTctgctgacacagacaggaCGTAGCTCAAAGACCAATCAGAAAACAGTTGAGTACATCAAAAAGAAGATCAGTgagaatctgtctgcagagagaagcatcaatctgttccactgtctgaatgaactgaatgatcgttcTCTAGTGGAGCAGATCCAACAGTCGCTgagttcaggaagtctctctgcagataaactgtctcctgttcagtggtcagctctggtcttcatcttactgtcatcagaaaaagatctggatgtgtttgacctgaagaaatactctgcttcagagaaggctcttctgaggctgctgccagtggtcaaagcctccaacaaagcttT GCTGAGTGGCTGTAAGCTGTCAGAGGTAAGCTGTGAagatctgtcctcagttctcagctcccagtcatctagtctgagagagctggacctgagtaagaatgagctgcaggattcaggagtgaagcagctGTCAGCTGGACTGAATagtccacactgcagactggaaactctcag GCtaagtggctgtaacctgtcagagagaagctgtgaagctctgttcTCAGTTCTCAGCatccagtcctctagtctgagagagctggacctgagtaacaacgaactgaaggattcaggagtgaagcagctATCAGCTGGACTGAATAGTCCACACTGTaaactggaaactctcag gttgagtggctgtaacctgtcagagagaagctgtgaagctatgtcctcagttctcagctcccagtcctctagtctgagagagctggacctgagtaacaacataCTAAAGAATTCAGGAGTGGAGTTTGTGTTAGCTGGACTGGATAGTCCACACTGCaaactggaaactctcag tctgtcaggctgtctgatctcgGAGGAGGGCTTTACTTCTttggcctcagctctgagctccaacccctcctATCTGAGTGACCttgacctgagctacaatcatccaggagactcaggagtggagctgctgtcagcTGGACTTAAGGATCCAaactggagactggacactctcag GACAGACCATGGTGGACTGCAGAGACTGAGACCTGGTGTGAGGaaat ATGTCTGTGAACTGGATCTGGACACAGACACAGTGAACAGAtacctcaaactgtctgacaacaacaggaaggtgacacatgtggaggaggatcagccatatcctgatcatccagacagATTTGACTACTGgtatcagctgctgtgtagaaatGGTCTGACTGGatgctgttactgggaggtcgagaGGAGAGGAGCAGTTCATATATCAGTGAGCtacagaggaatcagcaggagaggagacagtaaagactgtgtgtttggattgaatgatcagtcctggagtctgttcTGCTCTGATGATAATGGTTACTCTGTCTGGCACAATAACAGAGTAACAGTCCTCACTTCCTCCTCTGTCTTtaacagagtagcagtgtatgtggactgtcctgccggctctctgtccttctacacagtctcctctgactcactgatccacctccacaccttcaacaccacattcactcaacctctttatcctgggtttggggtcggtcctggttcctcagtgtctctgtgttctgtgCAGGTCTGA